GAGTTTAGCGCGTATATCAGCGCCCGCATCACCAGCCATCCCCGGATTACCCTGGTGCGCGAGGAAGTGACCGAAGTGCCTGCCGAAGGTCGGGTCATCATCGCCTCCGGCCCCCTCACCTCCGAAGACCTTTCCAGAGAAATCGCGCATCTCACCGGTGCCGAGCATCTGTATTTTTATGACGCCATCGCTCCGATCGTCGAAGCCGACTCCATTGACATGAACAAAGCCTGGCGCGCCTCGCGCTATGGCAAGGGCAGCGACGACTATCTCAACTGTCCCCTCGACGAAAACCAATACCATGCCTTTGTCGCAGCACTGCGCAGCGCCGAAAAAGTTCCAACGCGCAACTTTGAGAAACTGATTCACTTTGAAGGCTGCATGCCCATTGAGGAAATGGCGGCGCGCGGTGATCTGACACTGGCCTTCGGTCCCATGAAACCGGTAGGCTTGAGCGACCCACGCACCGGCCGTGAGCCCTTTGCCGTGGTCCAGTTGCGCCAGGACAATCGGCACGCCAGCCTCTACAACCTGGTCGGATTTCAGACCAAACTCACTCATCCCGAACAGCGCCGCGTTCTGCGCACCATTCCCGGTTTGGAAACTGCCCGCTTCGCCCGCCTGGGCAGCATGCACCGCAATACGTTTCTCAACGCACCGCGCTGCCTGAACCGTCACCAGCAGTTGAAAAAGGATGCGCGCCTGATTTTCGCCGGGCAGATTACCGGTGTCGAGGGTTACGTGGAATCGGCAGCGAGCGGCTTTCTCGCCGGCTTGTTCGTCGGTGCGGCGCCTGACAACCAGACGCCCCCGCCACCCGCAACGACCGCCTTGGGTGCTCTCCTGGCGCATCTGGCCGACGCCGACCCCGACGACTTTCAGCCGATGAATATCAACTACGGCCTGTTTCCGCCCCTGGAAAAACGCCTGCGCAAGCGCAGCGAACGGCGGTTGGGACTCGCCGAACGGGCCCTGGCAGACCTGGAAGCCTGGTGGCGACCAATCCAGGAAAGTTTGCCGAGGTCCGGCGACCCCGCAAAATAACCAGGCGACAGCGTCAAATACCCGAGCCGGCATGCCCAATACCCCATCCTGACCCCTCGCCGCCCGAGGCTTCCCCAGCCGGTCTTTTGCTTTGTGCAAACCCGGATTTTATTCTGCAAGCGCGCCTCCTTAATGAGGAATTGGCAATCCCCTGTCGTGGCCCGCCAACTCCAGGGATTGCTGCCGCACGACGCCTTCTGTTCTCTCGCGCACTGACTAATAAACTCTTTATAAACAATCAATTTTATGTTGTTTTTGCGCCTCGCCAGTGATACCTAAGAGAGGTTTCGCCGCTCTGCGCCGAGGAATATTTCTTAATTCGCCTCTCTTTCGCAAACCGAGTCGCCAGGCTGTCCGCCAACCAGCACCGGATGCACTCCAGGCTGAAATCTTTCCACGCCTTGATCATCTGGGGGTAGGGGATCGGTACATAATTTAATGTCAGGTATGTTCTTTGCTTGTACTGGACAAGTCTTTGTCCCTCACCCTGCTGAACGGATTGATCGCATGGTCCACGAACACCCACCAATGGATGATCTGACCACGCTCAGTCCTGCGGAAGTGCTGGAGACTCTAGAGTCAGTCCCCTTTCTCGCGCCCTACGCGCTGGCCCTTTACTGTGAAACCCGCGGCCTGATCTGCCCCGAGGGACAGCACTTCAAACTCTTCGGGCCCTGCAGTCACTCGCTGCTGTGCGACGATCAATGTCGACCCATTCACGAAAATGCTCTCTCTCAGGCCATCACGCGCAACGAACCGGGGGTTTTTCGCTGCAAGAGCGGACTGCTCAACTTTATCGTCCCCTTTAAGCTGACCCGCTCTCAAACCTGCTGCCTTCTGGGGGGCGGGGTTCGCGCACCGGAGCTTGACCTCTCCACCTCGAAACTCCTGAGCCTGGCACGAGAAATCAACGATCCGGGTCTCGTGGAAGACATCGAAAAATTACCGATACACTCCGAAGAAGACTTGCAGGTTGTCGCCGGCCGGGTCGCCCAACTCATGGATGGCACTCAGGGCGACAACCTTTTGCGCCTCGCCTTCGAAAAGACCATGATGCGACTCAATGCCGTCACCGGCATGCTTCCCGAGTTCGACCGCGCGACAAACGTCGAACAGATTTTTCAGCTGCTCGGCGAAACCCTCACGGTTCTCTTCGATCTGCCGCGCGCGGCCGTTATTCTGGCCGCGGACGCCGCACGCAAACCCGTCCTGCGCGGCCTCGGTCAATGGCTTGAGCAGACGGTTTCCTTGAGCGAGGAACAGATCGGCTTGCTGCTCCGCGCCCAGGAGCGGCGCCATTTCTTCCTCGAAGAGGAAGACTGCCTCGGGCAGTTGCCGGGGGTGAAAGGCGAGTCGGCCAACTGCCTGCCGCTGGTCTACGGAAACCGCTCCCTAGGCACTCTCGCGCTGTTCGACGCGGATCTTGCGCCCCGCGATCTCCTGCTTATCGAGTTGCTCGCCGGACGCGCGGCCATGCGCATGGCAAGCCTCGAAAGCGAACGCGAACAAAGCCTCGAAGCCCGCATCTCGGCGCAGATCATCCAAATGGTCAGCGACTTTTCCCTGCTTGATCAGCGCGAGGCCCTGTTCAGCCGGATTCTTGACCTGACGGCCGAGTTGCTGTGCGCATCCAAGGGTTCATTGATGGTGCTTGACGAAGACGGCGAGCATCTCTTCATCGCCGCTGGAAAAGGAATGAATCCCGAACTGGCGCGCAACATGAGGGTGCGGGTCGGCAGCGGCATCGCCGGTCGCGTCGTGAGCAGCGGCCATTCCCTGCTGGTCAACGACATCGAAAAAGATGATCGGGTGCGCTCGGCCAACCGGCCGCGCTTTCGCACCAAATCCTTTCTCAGTATTCCCCTCAGGGTCCGGGGCGAAATTTTCGCCGTTCTCAACCTGTCCGACAAGGAAAACCAGGCGACCTTTGATGAGACCGATCTGCGGATACTCTCGGCCTTCGCTCCGCATTTTTCGGCGCTCATCGAACGCACCACGTCTCTGGAGCACGCCGCCGCCATGGAGGAACTCTCCATCACCGATCCGCTGACCGGTCTTTACAATCGCCGCTTTCTGGAACGGCGCATGGAAGAGGAAATCAGCCGCAGCCTCCGCCAGAGCTTATCGCTGACCATCATCATGCTCGATCTCGACAACTTCAAGCACTATAACGATCTGTGCGGCCATCTCGCCGGCGACAAGGCGCTCAAGCGCACGGCGCGCATTCTGCGCCATTCGGCGCGGGAAATGGATATCGTCACACGCTTCGGCGGCGAGGAGTTCTGTATTCTGCTGCCGGCGACCTCGAAGAAAGAATCGCTGCTGGTCGCCGAACGCATTCGTCACGCCATCGAAAAGGAAAGTTTTTTTCGCGAGCAGCATTTGCCCACGGGCAAACTCACCGCCAGCATGGGGCTCGCCTCCTTTCCGGTGGATGGCAACACGGCGCGAACCCTGATCAACGCGGCCGATATCGCTCTTTATCGGGCCAAAAGTGCAGGGCGCAATCGCTCCGTGGTATTTGAGCCTTCCTTTCGCGGCGACCAGGCGTCCTCGGCCTGAGCTTCTTTTTTGCTGCACTCGCCACACCGCTCTTGCCTTTTTCACACCAAGGATATCTGCTTTGACCAGCCCCATAACGCATCTGTTCCGCAACCCTCCGGGCACACTGGTGCTCGCTTCGGCCTCCCCGCGGCGCCGCGAACTGCTTGCATCTCTGGGGTTGGATTTCGCCGTGATACCGAGTTGCGCGGAGGAAACCCCTCTGGACGGCGAACTCCCCCGCGCCCATGTTCTGCGCCTGAGTTGCGCCAAAGCGCTCGATGTCGCCGAGCGCAAAGACATCGGCGGTCGCTGGTTTGTCGGCAGCGATACCATTGTCGTGCAAGACGGCCTGCTACTCGGCAAGCCTGCCGATGACAAACAGGCCCACTCCATGCTGAGCGCTCTCCAAGGTCGCCGGCACGATGTCTACTCCGGCTTTGCCGTCTACGACCGCCAGACCGGACAAACCCTGAGCGGTGCGGCGCGCACCGGAGTCCAGTTCCGGGAGTTGACAGGTGCGGAGATCGCGGGTTACATTGCCACGGGTGAGCCTCGGGACAAGGCTGGTGCTTACGCCATCCAGGGACTCGGTGCCTACCTGGTGCGCGCTATCGAGGGCAGCTACACCAGTGTCGTCGGCCTGCCCCTGAGCGAAGTCGTTGATGCGTTGCTGTCGCTGGGGGCCATACAAACAGCTTCCTGAGTAAACCTCCTCTCTTTGCAGTGTTTCGGCCATGAGTGTAACCACCAATCTCAATCAGATCCGCGCAGAAATCACCGCGGCCTGCCTGCGCGTCGAGCGGGACCCGCAAGGGATACGCCTGGTGGCGGTCTCGAAAACCAAGTCCTCGGCCGCCATTGCGCAGGCCGCCGAGGCCGGACAGAAGATCTTCGGCGAAAGCTACGTCCAGGAGTTTCTGGACAAGGCCGATGAGGTTCACCAGCCGGTGGAGTGGCACTTTATCGGCCATTTGCAGAGCAACAAGGTCAAATACCTGCGCAATCGCGTCAGCATGATCCACAGTGTCGACCGCCTTTCCCTGGCGCGCGAAATCAATCGGCAGTGGAAGAACCTCGAGCGTCCCCTCGATGTTCTGATCCAGGTCAATCTGGGGGATGAGGAGAGCAAATCAGGTGTCAGCTCCGATCAGACCGCCGACCTGGTGCGCGAGATTTCCGCTCTGCCCCATTTGCGCATACAGGGATTAATGGCCTTGCCGCCCTACTGTGAAGACCCGGAGGATGTCCGCCCCTTCTTCCGCCGCCTGCGCGGGCTTGCCGACGAAATCGCCGCCCTCGAACTTCCCGGCGTCAACATGGGCGAATTGTCCATGGGCATGAGCCACGATTTTGCCGTCGCCGTCGAAGAAGGAGCGACCCTGGTGCGCATCGGCACCGCGATTTTCGGCGCACGCAACTGATTCGTTCAACCCGACTCTCGCCCCATCCCCCTTGAGGTATGCACCATGAACCAGACAGCACCGCGCTCCCTTTGGGCCAGCCGCCTGGGATTCATTCTCGCCGCTGCGGGCAGCGCCGTCGGTCTCGGCAACATCTGGAAATTTCCCTATGTCGTTGGTGAGAACGGCGGCGGTGCCTTCGTTCTGGTGTATCTCGCCTGTATCCTGCTGGTCGGTCTGCCCATCATGATGGCTGAATTCATGCTCGGCCGCCACACGCGGCGCGATGCCGTGGGCGCATTTGTCCAACTCGAGGGCAAGCGCTCACCCTGGATTGCGGCCGGCTGGGTCAGCATCACCGCCGCCTTTCTGATCCTCTCCTACTATTCCGTGGTCGCCGGCTGGACCCTGGACTACGTCTATCGCGCCCTGCGCGGCAGCTTCAGCGGAGTACCGGCGGCAACCATCGAAGGCATGTTCGACGGCCTGATCGCGGATGGCCCACGGCAGATTCTCTGGCACCTGGTATTCATTTGCCTGTGCCTGGGCATCGTCATCGGCGGGGTGCAGAAGGGCATCGAGCGCTGGAGCAAAATCCTCATGCCGATCCTGTTGGCGCTGCTGGCGCTCTTGTTCATGAACGGCATGCTGAGCAAGGGCGCCTGGGAGGGCATCGCCTTCATGTTCCGCCCCGACTTTGAGAAGCTCACCGCCGGATCGGTGCTGGAGGCCATGGGCCACGCCTTTTTCACCCTGTCTTTGGGCATGGCGGCGATGATCACCTACGGCTCCTATATCAAGCGCAACGAAGATCTCCTCGGTTCGAGCCTGCGCATCGTCGGCCTCGATGTGACCATCGCACTCATGGCGGGCCTGGCCATTTTTCCCATCGTGTTCTCCGTGGGCATGGAGCCGGGAGCCGGTCCGGGACTCATCTTCAAAACAATCCCCGTGGTTTTTTCGCGCATACCCGGCGGCTTCGTGCTGGCCATTCTGTTCTTTCTGCTGCTCTCCTTTGCCGCTCTGACCAGTGCCATTTCCCTCCTTGAAGCCCAGGTCGCCTATCTCATCGACGAGCGCGGTTGGGGCCGCAAGCGCGCCACGGCGCTTCTGGCCGGACTGGCCTTCCTGGTCGGCCTGCCCACCGCCCTGTCCTACAATTCCCTGGCGCAGTGGCACCTGATCGGTGAGCGCACCTTTTTCGACTCCGCCGATCTGCTCACCTCCAATTACCTGCTGCCCATCAGCGGTCTGCTGATTTCCATCTATGTCGGCTGGTTCTGGAGCGGCAGCGAGGAAAAGCAGGAACTGGTGGCGGGGGGCTCGGGTTGGGTCTATCCCCTGTGGCATTTTCTGATTCGCTACATCGCCCCTTCGGCCATCGCCATCGTGCTGTTTTTCAAGATGCGCGAAACGGGGCTGTTCGCCTGGTTCGGGAACCTGTTCTGATGGCCGGGATTCTGGATACCTTTCTTTTGGATCTGGACGGCACCCTGGTCGATTCCGTCGCGGATCTGACGACCGCCGTCAATGCACTGCGCGCTGAATCGTCGCTGCCGCCCCTGGATCTGGCCCAGGTGCGCACTTACGTCGGCGACGGCGCGCGCCTGCTGGTCACCCGCGCCTTGCCCGCCGGTGCGTTTAGCGAAGAGAAGCTGGCGCGCTTTCTTGCACTGTACCGCGTCCATCTCCTCGACCAGACCCGCCTCTATCCCGGCATCGCAAGCTTTCTCCGCGCCCACGCCCCTGCCCGCATGGCGGTGGTCACCAACAAACCCACCCAACTCAGCGGCGAGTTGCTTGCGGGACTGGGCCTGGAGCGACAGTTTGCCGTCGTGCTCGGCGGCGATAGCTGCGCGACCAAAAAGCCCGATCCGCAACCCGTCCTTGAAGCCTTGCACCGCCTGGGGGCACGCCCCGAGCAGGCAGTGATGATTGGCGACCACCATACCGATCTGCGCGCCGGCCGCGCCGCCGGCACCGCCACCTGTTTCTGCGCCTGGGGCCTGGGGCACGATGACGGGTTGGAGGTGGATTTCCGCGCCACCCATCCGGAGGATCTGCTGCGCCTGTTTCCCGGGGTCGGCGTGTGACGACCAAGCCCCTGACTCTGCGGGAAATCTCCCTGTTTTTCTTTCCGCTCATGCTCAACGTCCAGTTCATGAGCGTCTCCCATTCGTTCATCAACGCCGCCCTGGCTCGCCAGCAGGACCCCGTCACCTCCCTGGCCGCCTTTTCCGTAGCCATGGTGCTGCACATGTTCGTCGCGGCGCCCTCCTACCAGAACCAGGCGATCACCATCGCCATGGTCCGCGGCCGCAAAAGTCTGCGCGCAACCTGGATTTTCGTGCTGCTCACGGCGGTCTATGTGGCCACCCTGCTGGCGCTGCTCGCCTGGACGCCCATCGGCGATTTCGTTCTTTACCGCTTTCTCGGTGTCGAAGAAAAAGTAGGGGTAGAAGTGCAGGCCGTTCTGGCCATTCTGGTGCCGCTTCCCTTTCTCACCGGCGCCCGCGGCTTGCTGCAAGGGCTGGTCATCCAGGCACGGCGCACCGGGCTCGTCTCCACCGCCACCGGCATCCGCATCGGCGCGCTGCTGGCCTTTCTCGCCCTCGGCGCGCCCTGGTTGTCCGGGGCACGCCTGGCAGCCTTTGCTCTGCTCGGCTGCATCGCGGTGGAGACGCTGTTCGCGGCCTGGTTCGCGCGGCATTGCCGCATCGATCACCAGGGAGCCCAAGAACATTCGCTGGGTGAAATCTTTCGTTTTTCCCTGCCCCTGGCATTTTCCTCAAGCCTGCAGTACACCATTCCCCTGTTAATCAACGCCATAATCAGCCGATTGCCCGACGGCCCCCTGGCCCTGGCCGCCTTCGGCGTGATTCGCGGATTTCTGTTTTTGCTCGCCGGCCCCCTGCGCAATCTGCAACAGGCCTACCAGACCCTGATTCGCAACGCCGCCGACTACCCGGCACTGCTGCGTTTTCACCGACGGGTCTCCGGTTTCCTGGCCGTGCTCCTGCTTCTCACCGCCTATCCTCTCAACGGCCCCATTCTCGGCACGGTCATGGGCCTGGATGCCGAAATGCGCGCCTACATCGCCCTGCCCCTGGCGAGTTGCGCTCTGTTTCCCATCTTTCACGGCGCCTCCAATCTGCTGCGCGGGATATTCACCCAGAACCATCAAACGGGCATGCTCGGCCGCGCCACCCTGTATAAATTCTTTTACCTGCTGATCTGCTGGGGACTGATTCTGTTGTGGACCCCACCGATTCCAGGGGTGGCCGTCGCCATCTTCCTCATCGTTTCTGCCGAATTATTGGAACTGATCTACATGCACCTGCGCTGCCGCGCCCGCTTGCCCGAAGCATTTGCCGGGGTCGATTCCACGCGATAGACTCAGAGGGAGAGGTAAATCATGGAGAAAAAGCATCCTTGCCCCGATTGCAAGATGTGCCAGTGGTGTTCGGATGACCGCTGTCGGCTGTGTCTGCGCACCGGCTGCCGCAAGAAGCTCAGCATGGCCGAGCAGATTGCCTTGTACGAAAAACTCAATGCCTTGAACAAAAAGGTTGATTGAGCAGCTGCACTCACCTGAGCCGGCACAAAAAAAACAGGCCCTTGGCGCTGCGAGAAGCAGCGCCAAGGGCCTGTTTACATTCTGAGTCGAAAAGGCAGGTCAGTTTTTCGCGTCATCCGCCGGTGATTGCGCGGGTCGCATAGGACGACGCTCTTCGCTTCCCGCGGGGGGCAGCTTGATCACCTCGATGTCGATATCCTCGACAATCCCCTGCTCCGGCAGCGCCACCGCGCGCGGCTCGGCGCCGCCATAGACACCAACGTAGCCGCCGCCCATGAGGGGGCCACCACCATAGGATTCGCGCACCCGCAGAAATACCGGCTGGGGCCGATCGAGGCGCAGCAGATAGTGCCCTTGGGCGTCGGTGCGGTCGGATACGCCCACCGGCTGCAGCGACATGCTCGGATCAGCGAAAGCGAACACCAGCAGATCGGCAACCGGCTCGCCGGCCGTATCACGCACTGTGCCGCGAATGGCGAGATCCGCCTCGGGGGCAAAACCGTCGTAACGCCAACCGCCGGAGCGTGTGCCGACATCAAGCGTTTCTCCCGCACGCACTTGCACCTTGAAATACTCGCCTTCACCGCCGGGGCTCAAAAACACCTGGTCGCCGGGACGCGGAGGCCCGAGGGGCGGGCCGGGAGTTTGACGCACGATAGCGCCAAGATAATAGATGCCGGGCGCGGCCTGCAATTCGAAGGAGCCGTCCGCATCCAAAGCGGCCATGGCAGAGGGAATAACGATGTAGCGCCTGGGATCGGGAATTTTGCCCGAAGCGACATCCCACAAAGAGGCAACGCCGCGGTAAGTGTCGACGCCTTCGACCTGGATACGCCCGATGACTCGGCCGGTGTCGGAGGAG
The DNA window shown above is from Geoalkalibacter ferrihydriticus DSM 17813 and carries:
- the trmFO gene encoding methylenetetrahydrofolate--tRNA-(uracil(54)-C(5))-methyltransferase (FADH(2)-oxidizing) TrmFO — translated: MNEQLSIIGAGLAGCEAAWQAAERGLRVRLYEMKPQRYSPAHQSPGLAELVCSNSLRGVALNNAVGLLKEELRRCGALFMAAADATAVPAGGALAVDREEFSAYISARITSHPRITLVREEVTEVPAEGRVIIASGPLTSEDLSREIAHLTGAEHLYFYDAIAPIVEADSIDMNKAWRASRYGKGSDDYLNCPLDENQYHAFVAALRSAEKVPTRNFEKLIHFEGCMPIEEMAARGDLTLAFGPMKPVGLSDPRTGREPFAVVQLRQDNRHASLYNLVGFQTKLTHPEQRRVLRTIPGLETARFARLGSMHRNTFLNAPRCLNRHQQLKKDARLIFAGQITGVEGYVESAASGFLAGLFVGAAPDNQTPPPPATTALGALLAHLADADPDDFQPMNINYGLFPPLEKRLRKRSERRLGLAERALADLEAWWRPIQESLPRSGDPAK
- a CDS encoding diguanylate cyclase encodes the protein MVHEHPPMDDLTTLSPAEVLETLESVPFLAPYALALYCETRGLICPEGQHFKLFGPCSHSLLCDDQCRPIHENALSQAITRNEPGVFRCKSGLLNFIVPFKLTRSQTCCLLGGGVRAPELDLSTSKLLSLAREINDPGLVEDIEKLPIHSEEDLQVVAGRVAQLMDGTQGDNLLRLAFEKTMMRLNAVTGMLPEFDRATNVEQIFQLLGETLTVLFDLPRAAVILAADAARKPVLRGLGQWLEQTVSLSEEQIGLLLRAQERRHFFLEEEDCLGQLPGVKGESANCLPLVYGNRSLGTLALFDADLAPRDLLLIELLAGRAAMRMASLESEREQSLEARISAQIIQMVSDFSLLDQREALFSRILDLTAELLCASKGSLMVLDEDGEHLFIAAGKGMNPELARNMRVRVGSGIAGRVVSSGHSLLVNDIEKDDRVRSANRPRFRTKSFLSIPLRVRGEIFAVLNLSDKENQATFDETDLRILSAFAPHFSALIERTTSLEHAAAMEELSITDPLTGLYNRRFLERRMEEEISRSLRQSLSLTIIMLDLDNFKHYNDLCGHLAGDKALKRTARILRHSAREMDIVTRFGGEEFCILLPATSKKESLLVAERIRHAIEKESFFREQHLPTGKLTASMGLASFPVDGNTARTLINAADIALYRAKSAGRNRSVVFEPSFRGDQASSA
- a CDS encoding Maf family protein → MTSPITHLFRNPPGTLVLASASPRRRELLASLGLDFAVIPSCAEETPLDGELPRAHVLRLSCAKALDVAERKDIGGRWFVGSDTIVVQDGLLLGKPADDKQAHSMLSALQGRRHDVYSGFAVYDRQTGQTLSGAARTGVQFRELTGAEIAGYIATGEPRDKAGAYAIQGLGAYLVRAIEGSYTSVVGLPLSEVVDALLSLGAIQTAS
- a CDS encoding YggS family pyridoxal phosphate-dependent enzyme; the protein is MSVTTNLNQIRAEITAACLRVERDPQGIRLVAVSKTKSSAAIAQAAEAGQKIFGESYVQEFLDKADEVHQPVEWHFIGHLQSNKVKYLRNRVSMIHSVDRLSLAREINRQWKNLERPLDVLIQVNLGDEESKSGVSSDQTADLVREISALPHLRIQGLMALPPYCEDPEDVRPFFRRLRGLADEIAALELPGVNMGELSMGMSHDFAVAVEEGATLVRIGTAIFGARN
- a CDS encoding sodium-dependent transporter — encoded protein: MNQTAPRSLWASRLGFILAAAGSAVGLGNIWKFPYVVGENGGGAFVLVYLACILLVGLPIMMAEFMLGRHTRRDAVGAFVQLEGKRSPWIAAGWVSITAAFLILSYYSVVAGWTLDYVYRALRGSFSGVPAATIEGMFDGLIADGPRQILWHLVFICLCLGIVIGGVQKGIERWSKILMPILLALLALLFMNGMLSKGAWEGIAFMFRPDFEKLTAGSVLEAMGHAFFTLSLGMAAMITYGSYIKRNEDLLGSSLRIVGLDVTIALMAGLAIFPIVFSVGMEPGAGPGLIFKTIPVVFSRIPGGFVLAILFFLLLSFAALTSAISLLEAQVAYLIDERGWGRKRATALLAGLAFLVGLPTALSYNSLAQWHLIGERTFFDSADLLTSNYLLPISGLLISIYVGWFWSGSEEKQELVAGGSGWVYPLWHFLIRYIAPSAIAIVLFFKMRETGLFAWFGNLF
- a CDS encoding HAD-IA family hydrolase: MAGILDTFLLDLDGTLVDSVADLTTAVNALRAESSLPPLDLAQVRTYVGDGARLLVTRALPAGAFSEEKLARFLALYRVHLLDQTRLYPGIASFLRAHAPARMAVVTNKPTQLSGELLAGLGLERQFAVVLGGDSCATKKPDPQPVLEALHRLGARPEQAVMIGDHHTDLRAGRAAGTATCFCAWGLGHDDGLEVDFRATHPEDLLRLFPGVGV
- a CDS encoding carboxypeptidase-like regulatory domain-containing protein, yielding MNYSRYSLLLFFLLIFPQGALSSDTGRVIGRIQVEGVDTYRGVASLWDVASGKIPDPRRYIVIPSAMAALDADGSFELQAAPGIYYLGAIVRQTPGPPLGPPRPGDQVFLSPGGEGEYFKVQVRAGETLDVGTRSGGWRYDGFAPEADLAIRGTVRDTAGEPVADLLVFAFADPSMSLQPVGVSDRTDAQGHYLLRLDRPQPVFLRVRESYGGGPLMGGGYVGVYGGAEPRAVALPEQGIVEDIDIEVIKLPPAGSEERRPMRPAQSPADDAKN